Proteins from a genomic interval of Sphingobacterium lactis:
- a CDS encoding Gfo/Idh/MocA family protein, protein MNHYLSRRSFISRSILAGGAVLLSNSVLGKVNLAAANERVNLACVGIGNRANEIIKEFYKTGQCNIVALCDVDMGAKQTQEIIKMFPDVPRFQDFRKMFDAMANKIDAVVVGTPDFSHFAITMLALDLGKHVYVEKPMARTFTEVDLMMQKAAKNPKLATQMGNQGHSEANYFQFKAWKDAGIIKDVTRIDAHMNSPRRWHGWDPNIKGFPYPERIPETLDWEIWQMQTLGHDYNKDFVNGQWRCWFDFGMGALGDWGAHILDTAHEFLDLGLPTTVEAVKLDGHNSYFFPMSSTLKFHFPKRRNMPAVDINWYDGLDNLPEIPQGYGVSGLDPNIPPPSTGKLEAVKLNPGKIIYAKDTIFKGGSHGSTLQIIPEQKAKDMASKLPEVPASPSNHFANFLNACRGTEKARSSFAIAGPLSQVFCLGVITQKLNCKLEFDPNTKQVTNHRFANEMLVGPPPAKGWEQYYTV, encoded by the coding sequence ATGAACCATTACTTATCACGCCGTAGTTTTATCAGCAGGTCCATCCTTGCCGGTGGTGCCGTACTCCTTTCGAATAGCGTACTGGGAAAGGTAAACTTAGCCGCTGCCAACGAGCGGGTCAACTTGGCCTGTGTGGGCATCGGTAACCGAGCGAACGAAATTATCAAAGAATTCTATAAAACGGGGCAGTGTAACATCGTCGCGCTGTGCGACGTGGACATGGGCGCCAAACAGACACAGGAAATCATCAAGATGTTCCCCGATGTGCCACGCTTCCAGGATTTCCGGAAGATGTTCGACGCCATGGCGAATAAGATCGATGCAGTAGTGGTCGGTACCCCCGACTTCTCCCACTTCGCCATCACCATGCTCGCGCTGGACCTTGGAAAACACGTATATGTGGAAAAACCGATGGCACGCACCTTCACCGAGGTGGACCTGATGATGCAGAAAGCCGCGAAGAACCCCAAATTGGCCACCCAAATGGGAAACCAAGGCCACAGTGAGGCCAATTATTTCCAATTCAAGGCCTGGAAGGATGCCGGTATCATCAAGGACGTCACCCGCATCGACGCACACATGAACAGCCCACGACGCTGGCATGGGTGGGATCCCAACATCAAGGGGTTCCCTTACCCTGAGCGCATTCCCGAGACCCTGGATTGGGAGATATGGCAAATGCAGACCCTTGGACACGATTACAACAAGGATTTTGTGAATGGGCAATGGCGCTGTTGGTTCGACTTTGGCATGGGTGCCTTGGGCGATTGGGGCGCGCATATTCTGGATACCGCACATGAGTTCCTGGACCTAGGGCTGCCAACGACTGTGGAAGCCGTAAAGCTGGATGGGCATAACTCCTACTTCTTCCCGATGTCCTCCACCCTGAAGTTCCATTTTCCGAAACGCCGGAACATGCCGGCCGTGGACATCAATTGGTACGATGGACTGGACAATCTACCGGAAATCCCACAGGGCTACGGTGTATCCGGACTTGACCCGAATATCCCGCCACCGAGCACGGGTAAGCTGGAAGCCGTAAAATTGAATCCCGGAAAGATCATCTATGCCAAGGACACCATTTTCAAAGGCGGTTCCCATGGCAGCACGCTGCAGATCATCCCCGAACAGAAAGCCAAGGATATGGCATCGAAACTTCCGGAGGTACCGGCAAGCCCATCGAACCATTTCGCCAACTTCCTGAACGCCTGCCGCGGTACCGAGAAAGCACGTTCGTCATTTGCCATCGCCGGTCCGCTCAGTCAAGTTTTCTGCCTCGGTGTGATCACGCAAAAACTGAACTGCAAGCTGGAATTCGATCCGAACACCAAACAGGTCACCAACCACCGTTTTGCCAACGAGATGCTCGTAGGGCCTCCACCGGCGAAAGGTTGGGAACAATATTATACCGTCTAA
- a CDS encoding 3-keto-disaccharide hydrolase, whose amino-acid sequence MKRKTILQSISTLSCMLLLGTSAFGQKTDDKGFRPLFDGKSLQGWKAVGGDAPYTIEDGAIVGRMTKGTPNSFLITEKDYGDFILELDVKLEGNQTNSGIQTRSHIDMNQNNGKGRVYGRQIDIDPAARAWTGGVYDEARRGWIYPLELNEKAKTAYKQEEYNHIRIEAIGNELRSWVNGVPAAYVVDTVDASGFIGLQVHSIPDELDGKKVYFKNIKIKTENLKPSPYSKDQYIVNLTPNALSPNEKAAGYKLLFDGKTTKGWTGVRGNGFPTKGWEIKDGAIKVQKSDGAESTNGGDIITKDQYAVFDLSFEFKLTPGANSGVKYFVTLKEQTSGSAIGLEYQILDDKLHPDAKLGRDGNRTLGSLYDLITSEKPNVSKRNIGEWNRGRLVVDGNNLVTYYLNGAKILSYTRGSKEFRDLVAISKYKDWDRFGEAEKGHILLQDHGDEVYFRSIKVKKTK is encoded by the coding sequence ATGAAAAGAAAAACCATTTTACAATCGATCAGTACCCTCTCCTGTATGTTGTTGCTCGGCACGTCGGCATTTGGCCAAAAGACGGACGACAAAGGCTTCAGACCCCTATTTGATGGCAAATCCCTCCAAGGCTGGAAGGCCGTGGGTGGCGATGCGCCCTACACTATTGAAGACGGTGCAATCGTTGGTCGGATGACAAAAGGTACCCCCAATTCCTTCCTGATTACGGAAAAGGATTATGGCGATTTCATCCTGGAACTGGACGTTAAGCTGGAGGGCAACCAGACCAATTCGGGAATTCAGACCCGGAGCCATATCGATATGAACCAGAACAATGGGAAAGGTCGGGTCTATGGACGCCAGATCGACATTGATCCGGCGGCACGGGCATGGACCGGCGGCGTGTACGATGAGGCTCGCCGTGGCTGGATATACCCTTTGGAATTGAACGAAAAAGCCAAGACAGCCTATAAGCAAGAAGAATATAACCACATCCGCATTGAAGCAATCGGCAATGAGCTGCGCTCTTGGGTCAACGGCGTTCCTGCCGCTTACGTGGTGGACACGGTAGATGCATCCGGATTTATCGGCCTTCAGGTGCACAGCATTCCCGATGAACTGGATGGTAAAAAGGTTTATTTCAAAAATATCAAGATCAAAACGGAAAACCTGAAACCGAGTCCGTATAGCAAAGATCAATACATCGTTAACCTGACACCGAATGCGTTAAGTCCGAACGAAAAGGCTGCCGGCTACAAATTGCTGTTCGATGGGAAGACCACCAAAGGATGGACCGGTGTACGCGGAAATGGTTTTCCAACAAAGGGATGGGAAATCAAGGATGGCGCCATTAAGGTACAGAAATCCGATGGTGCCGAATCCACCAACGGCGGAGATATCATCACCAAAGATCAATACGCGGTATTTGATCTGTCCTTTGAGTTCAAATTGACACCGGGCGCCAATTCGGGCGTAAAATATTTCGTCACCCTGAAAGAACAGACTTCAGGTTCGGCGATCGGTCTGGAATACCAGATCTTGGACGACAAACTCCACCCCGATGCCAAACTGGGGCGGGATGGCAACAGGACCTTGGGCTCGCTCTATGACCTGATCACTTCCGAAAAACCGAATGTCTCCAAAAGAAACATCGGTGAATGGAATCGCGGCCGACTTGTTGTGGACGGCAATAACCTGGTCACGTACTACCTGAACGGTGCCAAGATCCTCAGCTATACGCGCGGGTCCAAGGAATTCCGTGATCTGGTGGCCATCAGCAAATACAAGGATTGGGATCGGTTCGGCGAAGCGGAAAAGGGGCATATCCTGCTTCAAGATCATGGCGATGAAGTATATTTCCGATCCATCAAAGTCAAGAAAACAAAGTAA
- a CDS encoding xylulokinase, with amino-acid sequence MLLLGIDLGTSFIKVSIVDSATGSKVASAQYPETEAEIISVQKGWAEQDPERWWTYTKKAILKANAEELYNPKDIQAIGIAYQMHGLVLVDRALQPLRNAIIWCDSRAVEIGNTAFETLQHAGFLQSHLNSPGNFTASKLAWVKENEPEIYSRIYKFMLPGDFISMRLTQEINSNPSSISEGILWDFEQDSLSDRLLDHYGIDRELVPDIQPVFSVYGKVAPEVAQELGLSSEAVVSYKAGDQPNNALSLGVLDVGEVAATAGTSGVIYAVADHLLYDRESRVNSFAHVGHSDGQTNIGVLLCINGTGIQNSWIRKLTGAERSYAEINAEAAQIAVGSEGILVLPFGNGAERMLNNKTIHGHVENLDFVRHSAAHIWRAVQEGIACSFRYGLDIIRENDIHPTVIKAGHANMFLSPLFQQAFADVNQVAVELYEQDGSVGAALGAGIGAGIFRDKREAVAGLKRKGTIEPQQSTRYEELYSSWLQALNQKLNQSNI; translated from the coding sequence ATGCTGCTACTCGGAATAGATTTAGGCACTTCATTTATCAAGGTTTCCATCGTCGACTCGGCCACAGGTTCGAAAGTCGCGTCCGCCCAATATCCGGAAACGGAGGCGGAGATCATCTCCGTCCAAAAGGGTTGGGCAGAGCAGGATCCAGAACGCTGGTGGACTTATACGAAGAAAGCTATACTGAAGGCCAATGCGGAGGAACTGTATAACCCCAAGGATATCCAGGCCATCGGTATTGCCTATCAGATGCATGGGCTCGTACTGGTGGATCGTGCGCTGCAGCCACTGCGAAACGCCATTATTTGGTGCGACAGCAGGGCTGTTGAGATCGGGAATACAGCGTTTGAAACGCTGCAACATGCAGGGTTCTTGCAGTCCCACCTGAATTCGCCGGGTAACTTTACAGCCTCAAAATTGGCTTGGGTAAAGGAAAATGAACCGGAAATCTATAGCCGCATCTACAAATTTATGCTTCCGGGCGATTTTATTAGCATGCGATTGACGCAGGAGATCAATTCCAACCCGAGCTCGATTTCCGAAGGTATCCTATGGGATTTTGAACAGGATAGCCTATCGGATCGTCTTCTGGATCATTACGGCATCGACCGGGAATTGGTTCCGGACATCCAACCTGTTTTTTCCGTTTACGGAAAGGTTGCTCCAGAAGTTGCCCAGGAATTGGGACTTTCTTCCGAGGCTGTCGTTAGCTATAAAGCTGGTGACCAGCCCAACAATGCCTTATCCCTAGGGGTGCTGGATGTTGGTGAGGTTGCGGCGACTGCCGGTACATCGGGTGTAATCTATGCCGTTGCCGACCACCTGCTCTATGATCGGGAGTCCAGGGTGAACAGCTTTGCGCATGTTGGGCATTCGGATGGGCAGACGAATATCGGTGTGCTGCTCTGCATCAACGGAACCGGCATACAGAACAGTTGGATCCGAAAACTTACGGGTGCGGAACGGTCCTATGCCGAAATCAATGCAGAAGCTGCACAAATCGCAGTTGGCTCCGAAGGCATCTTAGTGCTGCCCTTTGGGAATGGTGCCGAGCGGATGCTGAACAATAAGACTATTCATGGGCATGTGGAGAACCTTGATTTCGTGCGCCACAGTGCCGCCCATATCTGGCGAGCGGTGCAGGAAGGGATTGCCTGTTCGTTTCGGTATGGCCTGGATATCATCCGGGAGAATGATATCCATCCCACCGTCATCAAAGCGGGCCATGCCAATATGTTCCTCAGCCCGCTGTTCCAACAGGCCTTTGCGGATGTAAACCAGGTTGCGGTTGAGCTTTATGAGCAGGATGGCAGTGTTGGGGCTGCCCTTGGTGCCGGAATCGGTGCCGGGATTTTCCGGGATAAACGGGAGGCCGTAGCAGGACTGAAGCGGAAAGGCACCATCGAACCCCAGCAATCAACGCGGTATGAGGAGCTCTACAGCAGTTGGCTGCAAGCATTGAATCAGAAATTAAATCAATCTAACATATGA
- the xylA gene encoding xylose isomerase → MNVLLGEKEYFKTVGQIKFEGVESDNPLAFRWYDANRKIGGKTMAEHFKFACAYWHSFNGDGSDPFGGPTHVFPWDKKADTIGRAKDKMDAAFEFMTKLGLPYYCFHDVDLVDYGNDIKANDTHLGEIVEYAKEKQSASGIKLLWGTANLFSHQRYMNGASTNPDFHVLAHAGAQVKAALDATIALKGENYVFWGGREGYMTLLNTDMKREQEHLARFLHTAKDYARGQGFKGTFFIEPKPCEPTKHQYDYDAATVISFLRQYDLLEDFKLNIEVNHATLAGHTFQHELQVAADAGLLGSIDANRGDYQNGWDTDQFPNDLNELTESMLIILEAGGLQGGGVNFDAKIRRNSTDPEDLFYAHIGAMDAFARALVIADNILEHSDYRKIRADRYASFDSGKGAEYESGKLSLTDLRDYAIAQGEPEIRSGKQEFLENLINRYI, encoded by the coding sequence ATGAACGTACTATTAGGAGAAAAGGAGTATTTTAAAACTGTCGGACAGATAAAGTTTGAAGGGGTTGAATCGGATAATCCGTTAGCATTTCGTTGGTACGATGCGAATAGGAAGATCGGCGGAAAGACAATGGCAGAACATTTCAAGTTTGCCTGTGCCTATTGGCATTCCTTCAACGGCGACGGGTCGGATCCCTTCGGAGGACCGACGCATGTGTTTCCCTGGGATAAGAAAGCCGATACCATAGGTAGGGCGAAGGATAAAATGGATGCAGCCTTTGAGTTTATGACCAAATTGGGGCTGCCTTATTATTGCTTCCATGATGTGGATCTGGTGGACTACGGAAATGATATTAAAGCCAATGACACCCATTTGGGTGAGATCGTTGAATATGCCAAGGAGAAGCAATCCGCCAGCGGCATCAAGTTGCTCTGGGGGACAGCGAACCTCTTCAGCCATCAACGCTATATGAATGGAGCCTCCACGAATCCGGACTTCCACGTACTGGCGCATGCCGGTGCGCAGGTAAAGGCGGCTCTGGATGCGACGATCGCGCTAAAGGGTGAGAACTATGTCTTTTGGGGCGGTAGGGAAGGTTATATGACCCTTTTGAATACAGATATGAAACGTGAGCAGGAGCATCTAGCCCGTTTTCTGCACACAGCGAAAGACTACGCCCGGGGGCAGGGGTTCAAAGGCACCTTCTTTATCGAGCCGAAACCCTGCGAACCGACCAAGCACCAATACGATTATGACGCAGCAACAGTGATTTCCTTCCTGCGTCAATACGACCTGCTGGAGGACTTCAAACTGAATATTGAAGTGAACCATGCGACTTTGGCCGGACATACCTTCCAGCATGAGCTGCAGGTCGCTGCGGATGCTGGGCTGTTGGGGTCCATTGATGCCAATCGCGGAGATTATCAGAACGGTTGGGATACGGATCAGTTTCCGAATGACCTGAACGAATTGACGGAGTCCATGTTGATCATTCTGGAGGCCGGTGGCCTGCAGGGTGGAGGCGTGAATTTCGACGCCAAGATCCGTCGGAATTCCACCGATCCGGAAGATCTATTCTATGCACATATAGGCGCCATGGATGCCTTTGCGAGGGCCTTGGTCATTGCGGACAATATCTTGGAACATTCCGATTACCGCAAGATCCGTGCGGATCGCTATGCGAGTTTTGATTCCGGAAAAGGTGCGGAATACGAAAGTGGAAAACTGTCCCTGACGGATCTGCGCGACTACGCCATCGCCCAGGGGGAGCCTGAAATCCGCAGTGGAAAACAGGAATTCCTCGAGAATCTCATCAACAGGTATATTTAA
- a CDS encoding PfkB family carbohydrate kinase produces MSLVIVGTVAFDAIETPFGKTDKIVGGAATFAGLAASYLYPEVKLISVIGEDFGDENLNILTSKGIDVEGVEIIPGGKSFFWSGKYHNDMNSRDTLVTELNVLADFDPKVPASYQDCEYLLLGNLTPAVQMATLERLENKPKLVVLDTMNFWMDVAMDELREVLKKVDVLTINDAEARQLSGEYSLVKAAEKILQMGPAYLIIKKGEHGALLFGEGQVFSAPALPLADVFDPTGAGDSFAGGFIGYLAKLQSVNFTNMKNALIFGSALASFCVEKFGTERLQNLTKEEISDRIQAFVKLSKFEISE; encoded by the coding sequence ATGAGTTTAGTAATCGTTGGAACAGTTGCATTCGATGCCATTGAAACTCCTTTTGGCAAGACCGACAAAATCGTAGGTGGTGCAGCGACATTCGCTGGTTTGGCGGCATCCTATCTATATCCTGAAGTTAAATTGATCTCCGTAATTGGAGAGGATTTTGGTGATGAGAACCTGAACATCCTGACCTCCAAAGGCATTGATGTGGAAGGTGTCGAGATTATTCCTGGCGGGAAATCTTTCTTCTGGTCCGGAAAGTACCACAATGACATGAACAGCCGCGATACCTTGGTAACCGAGCTGAATGTATTGGCGGATTTTGATCCTAAGGTTCCAGCGTCCTACCAAGATTGCGAATACCTGTTGTTGGGTAACCTGACACCAGCGGTTCAGATGGCAACTTTGGAACGTTTGGAGAACAAGCCTAAATTGGTCGTTCTGGATACCATGAATTTCTGGATGGATGTAGCGATGGACGAATTGCGTGAAGTGCTTAAGAAAGTGGACGTCTTGACGATCAACGATGCGGAAGCACGTCAGTTGTCAGGAGAATATTCCTTGGTGAAAGCAGCGGAAAAGATCCTTCAGATGGGGCCGGCATACCTAATCATTAAAAAAGGTGAGCACGGTGCTTTATTGTTCGGTGAGGGACAGGTATTCTCAGCACCGGCATTGCCATTGGCGGATGTATTCGATCCAACTGGGGCAGGGGATTCCTTCGCAGGTGGTTTCATCGGATACCTTGCGAAATTGCAATCCGTAAACTTTACCAATATGAAAAATGCATTGATCTTCGGATCTGCCTTGGCTTCATTCTGTGTAGAGAAATTCGGTACAGAACGCTTGCAGAACTTAACAAAAGAAGAGATTTCTGACCGTATACAGGCCTTTGTAAAACTATCAAAATTCGAGATAAGCGAATAA